The Candidatus Denitrolinea symbiosum DNA window TGATCCAAACCACTCAAGGAAAAGGCGTGATCAATACCGCTTTCATCGAACGTCTCAATGCCACCTTTCGTCAGAGGATCAGCGCCCTAACGCGGCGCACGCGCAACTTGGCGCAACAGGCTGAGACCTTGGTGGCAGGCATGTATTTGGTCGGTTGCTTCTACAACTTTTGTGACTTCCACAAAAGCCTGCGTTTGAAACTGTCTGTTGGTTCTTTCGGCCATCGCTGGGTGCAACGTACTCCTGCCATCGCCGCAGGCTTGACTGACCATCAGTGGACGCCTGCGGAATTGCTTCACTTCCGAGTTCCGCTTCCGCGTTGGAAATTGCCCAAACAGCGCGGCAGACCTTCTGCCACCTTGCTTCAACTCACTCAACAATGGGCAAATTGACCACGCTTAACTGCGGCGCTACCGGTTTTCCTGTTCGGCTGCATTTCCACTTATTTCTTTGTGGAAATAGTTATTGCGGAGAACAGAATGGGTAAGGTTTCGAGAGCCGGAAATTTCACATGGAGCGGACTGATTGGCGTCTATACTCTCTTCGTCGCCGCTGCCCTATTCTTTCTACGACAAATCTTCCAACAGCCGGCGACCGAAAAAACGGATTGGCGGCGTCTGGGACTCGTCCTTGTTGTCATGGCCTTACATTTGGTTTACGGCATCTTCTGGTATTTTGACCAGTTTCGAGTATTCACAGAGAAAATCTATTAAACCTCCATAAATGAGGAACGATACCATGAATATCCCCTTCAATCGCGCCGTTATTGCTGGCAGGGAAATGGAATATATTGCCCAGGCGATTACCGCCGGGCATATCTCCGGCGATGGGACGTTTACCAAAAAGACGCATGCCCTGTTGGAGGGCGCGTTGGGCGTCCCGAAAGCGCTGCTTACCACCAGTTGCACGCACGCGCTCGAGATGATGGCGATCCTGCTGGATATCCAACCCGGGGATGAAGTCATCATCCCAGACTTTACCTTCGTCTCGACCGTCAACGCGTTTGTCCTGCGCGGCGCCCGCCCGGTCTTTCTCGACGTTCGGCCGGATACGCTCAACCTGGACGAATCCCTGCTCGAGGCCGCCATCACGTCCCGCACCCGGGCTATTGTGGTCGTCCACTACGCGGGCGTGGGCTGCGAGATGGATTCCATCCTGAAGATCGCCAACCGTCATGGGATTCCGGTGGTTGAAGATAACGCCCACGGCTTGTTTGGGAAGTACAAAGGGAAATTCCTCGGGACCTTCGGGGCCATGGCCTCCCAAAGTTTCCATGAGACGAAGAACTTCACCTGCGGCGAGGGCGGCGCGCTTCTTATCAACGATCCACGCTTTATCGAGCGCGCGGAGATTATCCGAGAAAAAGGCACGAACCGTTCCCGCTTCTTCCGCGGCCAGGTGGACAAATATACCTGGGTGGACATCGGCTCCTCCTATCTCCCATCTGAGATCCTCGCGGCCTTTTTGTATGGGCAATTGGAACAGCGCGAAAAGATCCAATCTCATCGCCGACGCGTATGGGAGACCTATCACTCCGGACTGGAGGGATGGGCTGCCAGCCATGACGTGCGTCTGCCGGTTATTCCCGAACATTGCGAACAAGCCTATCACATGTACTATATGCTTTTACCCAGCCTGGATGCGCGCCAAAAACTCATCCAACATTTAAAAGAGAATGGTATTTTAAGTGTATTCCACTATCTGCCGCTCCACCTTTCTGATATGGGACAAAAATTCGGGGGTAAGCCGGGAGATTGTCACGTCACCGAAGAGATCAGCGACCAGCTGGTGCGTTTGCCGTTTTACAATGACCTTACCCTGGAAGAACAACAAAAGGCAATTGACGCGATCCTGGGCTTTTCCTTTTCGAAATAACTCCATTCAAAAGAATCTTATGCGACCTCTACAAAAATTTCATTCTCTTCCCTGGTCCCGCCTTCTTCCCCAGATCGGACTGGCGCTTTTGATATGCTCCGCGCTGGTTGTTAATTTCATCTGGCTCCAACTTGACGAACGCCTTGGCGCCACCGCCGACCCAAAAGTTTACATTCTCAATACGTTTGCTTTTATGAGAAGGCTGAAGAATATCGGGCCGGACAATCTTGTCGGCAATCTTCAAGCCCTTAGCTTTGACGGCCGCCCTCCCCTGTATCAACTCCTGAGTATGCCTTTCATCATGTTGTTTGGCTATTCCATGGACGCGGGCCTGATGATCAACATGGTTTTTCTGGTTTTGTTGTTGATTTCGGTTTTTAAGATCGGGCAGATCATTCGCGGCGCGCCAATGGGGCTGCTGGCGGCTTTTCTGGCGGCGGTTTATCCGCCGCTGGTTAGATTGTCTTGGGAATATCGCCCGCATTATGCCATCGCTGCCTGCGTCGCTTTCAGTCTATGGATGGCGCTTCTCCTGGTGCAAAAGCGCACAATCAAGGCTGTGTGGAGGTTTGTGCTTTCCCTGGGTTTCGGTATTTTGATTCACCCTTTGTTTGCCATGATGTTCTTCATTCCCGCGGCTGTTTGTTCTCTCTACGTTATTTTCTTTCAGACCGGTCCAGGTAAACCCGCAAATTTCACGGATATTTTTCCGTGGCTCTGGAAAAAAATAAAAGACCCTTTGTTTCTATACGGGTATTTTCCAGCCGCCCTGCTGACGCTGGGTGTGATTGTTGGTTGGTATTCCTCTTTTGGCGCGTCTCTTCTAGACTCATTTCAGACGCTGAGCTCTGGTGAATTGGCGGATTATAGAGGGTACGATGTATTTACCTTTGGCTTCGCGAATGTTTCTACTGGCTTTTTTTGGCACTTGCAGACAATGCCGTATGCAATTTCAAATGTCTTTACTGCATTTTTTGGAATTGGCGTAATAATTCTCCTGGTCAAACACAGGCAGTCCGACCTGCTTCTGTTGATTTCTTTCCTTGGCGCTTATATTTACTCCGCTACTTCAACGACAAAAACCTGGATGCACTTTGCAGGGATCTTGCCAATCATGGCGCTCATCTCTGTGATCTGGCTGAGTGAAATAAAAAACAAGATTCTGAATATCGTTCTTTTGAGCGTCCTGCTTTCCGCTGGCCTGTTCAGCTACTACTATGTTAATTTCGGGGGAGGCATGAATAAAGTCGCCATCGCGCTCAGCGCGCCCGTGGCGCGGCGCGGGGATTGTCTTGCCGTTGATATGGTTTTTTGCCCGTCGCCACCCGATTCCTATGATTGGGAAAAATTGCATCTTCTTATACTCAAGAGAATAAAATCCGACCCTGATTGCCGAGTGAATGACTGCCGTGTTTTAGTTTCGATCGCCAATGCGCCGATTGTAAATAATACCCTTAATTATTATCAACAAACCAGGTTTGCGGGATCGCCGCTGGCGATTGCCGCAATGAGGGGGCCCGCTTTTAAAATAACCCCATTTGATTTCAGCGTATTTCTGAACAGTTCCTTCATTGTCGTTGCGGATAAGCATGGACGCGCGGGGATTTACGACGAAGCGACGGGCAAATTGCTTGATAATCCCCCTGCGTCTTTTGCGCTTTCCCACCAGTTGGTCGAGACATTTAGGCTCCCCCATAATCGTAGGCTTTATTTGCTTAAGCGCACCGCTCCCTTGACGTTGTCCGAGGCGCAGGATGTGATCCGTTCGCTGGATCTGGATGATAAATATAAATATGGGCAATACCGGGTTCTGGCTCCGCTTTATGCGCAGGCGGGTCAATTTGAGAACGCGCTTGAAGCCTACCAGCGGGCGCTTGAATACGAGCCGAAAAGCGCGGAATTGTATTTTGGGCTGGCGGGCGTTTACGAATCCCTTGGGCGGCTGGAGGATGCCGCCGGCGCCTATCAAAAGACAATCGAACTTGCGCCGGAGTCGGATCTGGCTCGTCAGGCCCAGGCCTGGTTGGGCGCGCATTGAAGCGACCGATCGGGGCGCGAGTCCCGGTTTCGCTGCCCGGAATGTGAAGTTTAATTGGGTTTGCTTGCGGTCTTCGCGGGCTTTGCAGTTCAATTGGTTTGCCTGGCGTTAATTTGAGGAGGCCATGTCGAAGAGCCCCGGCCTTCTCAGTCTTTGCCCCCACATATAGTAGAATTGCCCTCTATGTGTCCCTTCGCGGAAAGCGTTTCGCGATATTTTTACGCGCGGAGTTCCTAAATGAATTTTGTGTCCATCGAATTTGCCTATCTGTTCGCGGTGATCTTTTTCCTGTTGTGGGCGATCCCCTCGCCGCTGGTCCGAAAGATCATTATTTTATCGGCCAGTTGTTATTTTTACGCTTATTGGGACTGGCGGTTCCTCGGCCTGCTCATCTTGATCACGGTGGTGGACTATGAAATTTCCCGGCTGCTGCTTCGCGCGAAAACAAGCAAAGGTAAAAATTACTTGCTGTTTGCCAGCGTCATTCTCAACCTGACGGTTTTGGGGATTTTTAAATACCTGAACTTCTTTATTGATAATCTTAATATCGTCTTTTCCCGTTTTGGATGGGAAATGGGCGCGGTAAGTATTATCTTGCCCATTGGTATTTCCTTTTATACCTTTGAAACGCTGAGTTATGTGATTGACGTTTATCGCGGCAACACGGAGCCGGCCGATTCGCTGCTGGATTATGCGGTTTTTCTGACGTTCTTTCCGCGTCTCGTGGCGGGTCCGATCATGCGGGCCAGCCAATTCCTGCCCCAACTGAAGCGCGGCGTTGTCATTAATCCGTCCAACTTTATAACGGGCGCTCAATTGT harbors:
- a CDS encoding dTDP-4-amino-4,6-dideoxygalactose transaminase → MNIPFNRAVIAGREMEYIAQAITAGHISGDGTFTKKTHALLEGALGVPKALLTTSCTHALEMMAILLDIQPGDEVIIPDFTFVSTVNAFVLRGARPVFLDVRPDTLNLDESLLEAAITSRTRAIVVVHYAGVGCEMDSILKIANRHGIPVVEDNAHGLFGKYKGKFLGTFGAMASQSFHETKNFTCGEGGALLINDPRFIERAEIIREKGTNRSRFFRGQVDKYTWVDIGSSYLPSEILAAFLYGQLEQREKIQSHRRRVWETYHSGLEGWAASHDVRLPVIPEHCEQAYHMYYMLLPSLDARQKLIQHLKENGILSVFHYLPLHLSDMGQKFGGKPGDCHVTEEISDQLVRLPFYNDLTLEEQQKAIDAILGFSFSK